Proteins from a single region of Oreochromis niloticus isolate F11D_XX linkage group LG7, O_niloticus_UMD_NMBU, whole genome shotgun sequence:
- the cep152 gene encoding centrosomal protein of 152 kDa isoform X3 has translation MSIDFDSAALQTQHDEEEYDQEDYAREQELHKLLTDLPDDMLEDSIDFSSPELDYTACSNKNTGNSPQSSWTQQWSGHPRPAPHTQNYEDHYDEGLNNEYAYKDGAAHINGHRSPPQSQPLPHTWNQDHQFTQADYTCTSMGTDKMTETSDFSTEFESKPYPQGASNHVEYNGERGYMDKQNHQFQSEVCDRGANQYKVSYNPHHPAHQPNMFKPQAAQQGQFDHLQRDFLDSTQQNADREQLAQLQILNKAQQRQIEDLERKLEDSRRNMRYLEHQFVIVKDEKDGLAVSLKEASRLIEEAKEREVQMQNKLKAMEQQVQILTERDHENMKKQRVADAAVDSMKQQMLELRRSDTLSRAREQHDRDLAVIKEQHEAALLALQQKLDSTSQTLNEQLDIGQTLREHVKLLERQREEEQLERARVVNALTQRLEESQKQCAKLLQTNSVQEMSQMQIKLQQALSAKALSENMNKVLQEDMADLKEQIALYESAVKHGVIAIDLSSNWENQLSESCVDLGLKKTNRKNGTLNSTALAHLSDSKLPKDEALRLLRVEMQRCLGSLKGKRQKINQLQEELQQCQRRVNEMQIELDETKLNSEMKETSQKKHQDMTGDSQKELMRLQEDKTHLQEQVELLEKKNQELKENEEKLKSANSELCTKMREMIQELDQEKQEAAERVRTELMLEHDAQVERLTTQQQQQLQQLQGQLSEANDKVLAVQECYISVCKEKDLLEESIRSREKEEKLIREESGTAMQKLRSELEAQHQASVMELKAVWSKEKEAEFQQQLTSHLASAEAAWKEELQKIEKTWAQRLEEATREEHRKAAETSCQTDENEVSLTISAEELDSRLSAQRQQLQLESENVRRKAVEEARKQVQRELQEKHLDDMAKQVEGAVTRAYNRWIEDLTSLPEYQAALQTEKEKWEQLQEKHTQQQVSQALKEAEEQWRRKHKNQQEENSSGPQRMEKLQEELAALQSQLEQVTREQAALLKAELAGARAAWNRDKQQEIAIIQARSEQVYQAKLQEQGKKLEQAVHQAKEDADLQKNELLLQMEAKLQQTVSAREEEWRCQHAEKELMQGKQIRDELQAELQTALAEVQAQLLRNSKTDYQGTEDTRRTSGASSEATITHIIQTSCRDIVKRAVTQAKKEWKTMSEENLSRALKETQERQEREIKKMQTVLSQQREQSHCKRECSESVSKLQKKNQELQRHLEKTCRQLQHSVREHKTAIQHLKDEHESVLQRAKEEHLQQLEEVKRATESSGSSGQQQKLQQGLEEMKQQYLMTVEKIRGDMLRYLQESRERAAEMIRREVQRERQDTARKMRRYYLTCLQELLEDGGKTAGAEKKIMNAASKLAAMAKVLETPIKSKSAKNQSLQSCSMAVSTTGCPPGRNTGFTKNLPTLTELPDFRTEERSQREKTSADSEQNPTADVRTKLLSHLDIPVLRREETSVDEGMKPQNVYTTQPSYKSSHQTVSSSHMDLVNMSVRCKSREMYMQGGDSRKAENHLDSQRQRKPVLIEEAPVRDEKQNDWSMTSGDSDTDFQVPRLSYSGRKVEPVKPFSVSAGSASNIREFGSLSPDVSDLTVYNEIAKKTPDTETFVHAKRSMHREPTPGSECEKPQEVWSRPLFSELRQRQQDSGFDSPFYQQK, from the exons ATGTCTATTGATTTTGACAGTGCTGCTCTTCAAACCCAACACGATGAAGAGGAATACGACCAAGAGGACTACGCGAGAGAGCAAGAG CTGCACAAGCTGCTCACAGACCTGCCTGATGACATGCTTGAGGATAGCATTGACTTCTCCTCCCCAGAGCTGGATTACACTGCCTGCAGTAATAAAAACACTGGCAACAG CCCACAGTCCAGCTGGACTCAGCAATGGTCTGGTCATCCAAGGCCAGCCCCTCATACACAG AACTATGAAGATCACTATGATGAAGGGTTGAACAATGAGTATGCATATAAGGATGGAGCTGCTCATATTAATGGACATCGGAGTCCCCCTCAAAGTCAACCTCTGCCTCACACCTGGAACCAGGATCATCAGTTCACACAAGCAGATTATACATGCACAAGCATGGGCACAGACAAAATGACAGAGACCAGTGATTTTTCCACTGAGTTTGAGTCTAAACCATACCCTCAGGGTGCCAGTAATCATGTGGAATATAACGGAGAAAGAGGATACATGGACAAGCAAAACCACCAATTTCAA TCTGAAGTATGTGACAGAGGTGCAAATCAGTACAAGGTGAGCTACAATCCTCATCATCCTGCCCATCAGCCAAACATGTTTAAGCCACAGGCCGCTCAGCAAGGTCAGTTTGACCATCTACAGAGAGATTTCCTTGACTCAACACAAC AAAATGCTGACCGGGAGCAGCTTGCCCAGCTGCAGATTTTGAACAAAGCCCAACAGAGGCAAATTGAAGACTTGGAGCGAAAACTTGAGGATTCACGGCGTAACATGAGATACCTCGAGCATCAATTTGTAATCGTCAAAG ATGAAAAGGACGGCCTAGCAGTAAGTTTAAAGGAAGCGAGTCGATTGATTGAAGAAGCCAAAGAAAGAGAAGTCCAAATGCAAAACAAGCTGAAGGCAATGGAGCAGCAAGTACAGATCCTCACTGAGAGAGACCACGAG AACATGAAGAAACAGAGGGTTGCAGATGCTGCGGTAGACAGTATGAAGCAACAGATGTTGGAGCTTCGCCGTTCTGACACGCTGTCCAGAGCGCGGGAACAGCATGACAGAGACCTTGCTGTCATAAAGGAGCAGCATGAGGCTGctctgttagccctgcaacagaagCTGGACTCTACCTCTCAGACTTTGAATGAACAG CTTGATATTGGTCAGACGTTACGGGAGCATGTGAAGCTGTTGGAACGCcagagagaagaagagcaaCTGGAGAGAGCCAGAGTGGTGAATGCACTCACACAGCGTCTGGAAGAGAGTCAAAAACAATGCGCCAAGCTGCTGCAGACAA attcAGTGCAAGAGATGAGTCAAATGCAAATCAAACTACAGCAGGCACTGTCAGCCAAGGCCCTGAGTGAGAACATGAACAAAGTTTTACAG GAGGATATGGCTGATCTGAAGGAGCAGATCGCTCTGTATGAATCTGCAGTGAAGCACGGTGTCATTGCGATAGACCTAAGCAGCAACTGGGAGAACCAGCTGTCTGAATCCTGTGTGGATTTGGGGttgaagaaaacaaacaggaaaaacgGCACGCTTAATAG TACTGCTTTGGCTCACCTGTCAGACTCCAAGCTGCCCAAGGATGAGGCTTTAAGGTTGCTACGAGTAGAGATGCAGCGCTGCCTGGGTAGTTTAAAGGGGAAGCGGCAGAAGATCAACCAGCTGCAAGAGGAGCTCCAGCAGTGTCAGCGTCGCGTGAATGAAATGCAGATTGAATTAGATGAAACAAAACTTAACTCTGAG ATGAAAGAAACCAGCCAGAAGAAACATCAAGACATGACTGGAGACTCTCAAAAAGAGTTGATGAGATTACAGGAGGACAAAACACACTTGCAGGAACAAGTGGAG CTGCTAGAAAAGAAGAATCAGGAGCTGAAAGAAAACGAGGAAAAACTGAAGTCTGCCAATTCTGAGTTGTGCACCAAAATGAGGGAGATGATCCAGGAGCTCGACCAAGAAAAGCAAGAAGCTGCTGAGAG GGTCAGAACAGAACTCATGCTGGAACACGACGCTCAGGTAGAGCGGCTGAcgacacagcagcagcagcagcttcagcagtTACA aGGTCAGCTCTCTGAAGCTAATGATAAGGTGCTGGCAGTACAAGAATGTTACATATCTGTCTGCAAGGAGAAGGACTTGCTTGAAGAAAGCATCCGCAgcagagagaaggaggagaagtTGATCAGAGAGGAGAGTGGCACAGCTATGCAGAAGCTGAGAAGTGAGCTTGAGGCTCAGCATCAGGCCTCAGTTATGGAGCTCAAAGCTGTCTGGTCCAAAGAGAAAGAGGCTGAGTTCCAGCAACAGCTGACTTCTCATTTAGCATCCGCTGAGGCTGCATGGAAGGAGGAGTTGCAAAAG ATTGAGAAGACCTGGGCCCAGAGGTTGGAGGAGGCTACAAGAGAGGAACATCGAAAGGCTGCTGAGACGAGCTGTCAGACGGATGAGAATGAGGTCAGTCTGACAATTTCTGCTGAGGAGTTGGACTCCAGGCTCAGTGCCCAGAGACAGCAGCTGCAACTGGAATCTGAAAATGTCAGAAGGAAAGCTGTGGAGGAAGCCAGGAAACAAGTCCAGAGAGAGTTGCAGGAGAAACACCTGGACGACATGGCTAAACAA gtTGAAGGGGCAGTAACAAGAGCCTATAATCGCTGGATTGAGGATCTGACTTCACTGCCAGAATATCAAGCTGCTCTACAAACAGAGAAGGAGAAATGGGAACAACTGCAAGAAAAACACACCCAACAGCAG gtATCCCAAGCACTGAAGGAAGCGGAAGAGCAATGGCGCAGGAAGCACAAGAACCAGCAGGAGGAGAACAGCTCTGGGCCACAAAGGATGGAGAAGCTGCAAGAGGAACTGGCAGCCCTCCAGAGCCAGCTGGAGCAAGTGACCAGAGAGCAAGCTGCCTTATTGAAAGCTGAGCTGGCCGGAGCGAGAGCAGCCTGGAACAGAGACAAACAGCAGGAGATCGCCATCATCCAGGCCCGCAGCGAGCAGGTGTATCAAGCCAAGCTGCAAGAGCAGGGCAAAAAGCTGGAGCAGGCTGTACACCAAGCCAAAGAAGATGCTGATCTCCAGAAGAATGAGCTGCTCCTACAGATGGAGGCCAAGCTTCAGCAAACTGTGAGTGCTCGTGAGGAGGAGTGGCGATGCCAGCATGCAGAAAAGGAACTGATGCAAGGAAAGCAGATAAGAGATGAACTACAAGCAGAGCTTCAGACTGCACTGGCAGAGGTCCAGGCACAACTTCTCAGGAATTCCAAAACGGATTATCAGGGTACTGAAGACACTCGCAGGACCAGCGGGGCTTCATCAGAGGCTACAATAACACACATCATCCAAACTTCATGCAGAGACATAGTCAAAAGAGCAGTAACCCAGGCTAAGAAGGAATGGAAAACA ATGAGTGAAGAGAATTTGAGCCGTGCTTTGAAGGAAACGCAGGAACGGCAGGAAAGAGAAATCAAGAAAATGCAAA ctgtcTTATCCCAGCAGAGGGAGCAGTCTCATTGCAAGAGGGAGTGCAGTGAAAGTGTAAGTAAGCTGCAGAAGAAGAATCAGGAGCTCCAGAGACATTTAGAGAAAACCTGTCGGCAACTCCAGCACAGTGTTAGAGAGCACAAAACTGCCATACAGCATCTCAAAG ATGAGCATGAAAGCGTCTTACAGAGGGCAAAGGAGGAACATCTGCAACAGTTAGAGGAAGTGAAGAGAGCAACAGAATCATCagg AAGTTCTGGTCAGCAGCAAAAGCTTCAGCAAGGCCTGGAGGAGATGAAGCAGCAGTACCTGATGACTGTGGAAAAGATCAGAG GAGACATGCTCCGTTACCTCCAGGAAAGTCGAGAGCGTGCAGCCGAGATGATCCGCAGGGAGGTGCAGAGGGAGAGGCAGGACACTGCTAGAAAGATGAGGCGGTATTATCTGACCTGTCTGCAAGAGTTATTGGAAGATGGAGGAAAGACTGCAGG tgctgaaaagaaaataatgaacGCTGCAAGCAAGCTGGCGGCCATGGCCAAAGTGCTTGAGACACCAATCAAAAGTAAATCAGCAAAGAACCAGAGTTTACAGA GTTGTTCAATGGCCGTATCCACCACTGGCTGCCCTCCAGGTAGAAACACAGGTTTCACTAAAAACCTGCCAACCCTCACTGAGCTTCCTGACTTCAGGACAGAGGAGAGATCCCAGAGGGAAAAGACTAGTGCTGATTCAGAACAGAATCCAACCGCAGATGTGAGAACTAAACTTTTGAGCCACCTGGACATTCCTGTATTGAGGAGGGAGGAGACCTCTGTGGATGAAGGGATGAAGCCCCAAAATGTTTATACCACCCAGCCGTCATACAAATCCTCTCATCAGACGGTTTCTTCATCCCACATGGATTTGGTCAATATGTCTGTGAGGTGTAAAAGCAGGGAGATGTACATGCAGGGAGGTGACTCGAGGAAAGCCGAAAACCATCTGGATTCACAGCGTCAGAGAAAACCTGTCCTCATCGAGGAGGCTCCTGTCAGGGATGAGAAACAGAACGACTGGAGCATGACTAGTGGTGACTCCGACACAGACTTCCAAGTACCCAGACTGTCCTACTCAGGGAGGAAAGTGGAACCAGTGAAACCCTTTTCTGTGTCCGCTGGATCAGCCAGCAATATAAGGGAATTTGGCAGTCTCAGCCCTGATGTTTCTGACCTCACTGTTTATAATGAGATTGCTAAGAAGACTCCTGACACAGAGACGTTTGTGCATGCAAAGAGGAGTATGCACAGAGAGCCTACTCCTGGCTCTGAATGTGAGAAGCCGCAGGAAGTCTGGTCAAGGCCTCTGTTTTCTGAGTTGAGGCAGCGCCAACAGGACAGCGGCTTTGACAGTCCCTTCtaccaacaaaaataa
- the cep152 gene encoding centrosomal protein of 152 kDa isoform X1: MSIDFDSAALQTQHDEEEYDQEDYAREQELHKLLTDLPDDMLEDSIDFSSPELDYTACSNKNTGNSPQSSWTQQWSGHPRPAPHTQNYEDHYDEGLNNEYAYKDGAAHINGHRSPPQSQPLPHTWNQDHQFTQADYTCTSMGTDKMTETSDFSTEFESKPYPQGASNHVEYNGERGYMDKQNHQFQSEVCDRGANQYKVSYNPHHPAHQPNMFKPQAAQQGQFDHLQRDFLDSTQQNADREQLAQLQILNKAQQRQIEDLERKLEDSRRNMRYLEHQFVIVKDEKDGLAVSLKEASRLIEEAKEREVQMQNKLKAMEQQVQILTERDHENMKKQRVADAAVDSMKQQMLELRRSDTLSRAREQHDRDLAVIKEQHEAALLALQQKLDSTSQTLNEQLDIGQTLREHVKLLERQREEEQLERARVVNALTQRLEESQKQCAKLLQTNSVQEMSQMQIKLQQALSAKALSENMNKVLQEDMADLKEQIALYESAVKHGVIAIDLSSNWENQLSESCVDLGLKKTNRKNGTLNSTALAHLSDSKLPKDEALRLLRVEMQRCLGSLKGKRQKINQLQEELQQCQRRVNEMQIELDETKLNSEMKETSQKKHQDMTGDSQKELMRLQEDKTHLQEQVELLEKKNQELKENEEKLKSANSELCTKMREMIQELDQEKQEAAERSERIHQQYRNDVVNRVRTELMLEHDAQVERLTTQQQQQLQQLQGQLSEANDKVLAVQECYISVCKEKDLLEESIRSREKEEKLIREESGTAMQKLRSELEAQHQASVMELKAVWSKEKEAEFQQQLTSHLASAEAAWKEELQKIEKTWAQRLEEATREEHRKAAETSCQTDENEVSLTISAEELDSRLSAQRQQLQLESENVRRKAVEEARKQVQRELQEKHLDDMAKQVEGAVTRAYNRWIEDLTSLPEYQAALQTEKEKWEQLQEKHTQQQVSQALKEAEEQWRRKHKNQQEENSSGPQRMEKLQEELAALQSQLEQVTREQAALLKAELAGARAAWNRDKQQEIAIIQARSEQVYQAKLQEQGKKLEQAVHQAKEDADLQKNELLLQMEAKLQQTVSAREEEWRCQHAEKELMQGKQIRDELQAELQTALAEVQAQLLRNSKTDYQGTEDTRRTSGASSEATITHIIQTSCRDIVKRAVTQAKKEWKTMSEENLSRALKETQERQEREIKKMQTVLSQQREQSHCKRECSESVSKLQKKNQELQRHLEKTCRQLQHSVREHKTAIQHLKDEHESVLQRAKEEHLQQLEEVKRATESSGSSGQQQKLQQGLEEMKQQYLMTVEKIRGDMLRYLQESRERAAEMIRREVQRERQDTARKMRRYYLTCLQELLEDGGKTAGAEKKIMNAASKLAAMAKVLETPIKSKSAKNQSLQSCSMAVSTTGCPPGRNTGFTKNLPTLTELPDFRTEERSQREKTSADSEQNPTADVRTKLLSHLDIPVLRREETSVDEGMKPQNVYTTQPSYKSSHQTVSSSHMDLVNMSVRCKSREMYMQGGDSRKAENHLDSQRQRKPVLIEEAPVRDEKQNDWSMTSGDSDTDFQVPRLSYSGRKVEPVKPFSVSAGSASNIREFGSLSPDVSDLTVYNEIAKKTPDTETFVHAKRSMHREPTPGSECEKPQEVWSRPLFSELRQRQQDSGFDSPFYQQK; encoded by the exons ATGTCTATTGATTTTGACAGTGCTGCTCTTCAAACCCAACACGATGAAGAGGAATACGACCAAGAGGACTACGCGAGAGAGCAAGAG CTGCACAAGCTGCTCACAGACCTGCCTGATGACATGCTTGAGGATAGCATTGACTTCTCCTCCCCAGAGCTGGATTACACTGCCTGCAGTAATAAAAACACTGGCAACAG CCCACAGTCCAGCTGGACTCAGCAATGGTCTGGTCATCCAAGGCCAGCCCCTCATACACAG AACTATGAAGATCACTATGATGAAGGGTTGAACAATGAGTATGCATATAAGGATGGAGCTGCTCATATTAATGGACATCGGAGTCCCCCTCAAAGTCAACCTCTGCCTCACACCTGGAACCAGGATCATCAGTTCACACAAGCAGATTATACATGCACAAGCATGGGCACAGACAAAATGACAGAGACCAGTGATTTTTCCACTGAGTTTGAGTCTAAACCATACCCTCAGGGTGCCAGTAATCATGTGGAATATAACGGAGAAAGAGGATACATGGACAAGCAAAACCACCAATTTCAA TCTGAAGTATGTGACAGAGGTGCAAATCAGTACAAGGTGAGCTACAATCCTCATCATCCTGCCCATCAGCCAAACATGTTTAAGCCACAGGCCGCTCAGCAAGGTCAGTTTGACCATCTACAGAGAGATTTCCTTGACTCAACACAAC AAAATGCTGACCGGGAGCAGCTTGCCCAGCTGCAGATTTTGAACAAAGCCCAACAGAGGCAAATTGAAGACTTGGAGCGAAAACTTGAGGATTCACGGCGTAACATGAGATACCTCGAGCATCAATTTGTAATCGTCAAAG ATGAAAAGGACGGCCTAGCAGTAAGTTTAAAGGAAGCGAGTCGATTGATTGAAGAAGCCAAAGAAAGAGAAGTCCAAATGCAAAACAAGCTGAAGGCAATGGAGCAGCAAGTACAGATCCTCACTGAGAGAGACCACGAG AACATGAAGAAACAGAGGGTTGCAGATGCTGCGGTAGACAGTATGAAGCAACAGATGTTGGAGCTTCGCCGTTCTGACACGCTGTCCAGAGCGCGGGAACAGCATGACAGAGACCTTGCTGTCATAAAGGAGCAGCATGAGGCTGctctgttagccctgcaacagaagCTGGACTCTACCTCTCAGACTTTGAATGAACAG CTTGATATTGGTCAGACGTTACGGGAGCATGTGAAGCTGTTGGAACGCcagagagaagaagagcaaCTGGAGAGAGCCAGAGTGGTGAATGCACTCACACAGCGTCTGGAAGAGAGTCAAAAACAATGCGCCAAGCTGCTGCAGACAA attcAGTGCAAGAGATGAGTCAAATGCAAATCAAACTACAGCAGGCACTGTCAGCCAAGGCCCTGAGTGAGAACATGAACAAAGTTTTACAG GAGGATATGGCTGATCTGAAGGAGCAGATCGCTCTGTATGAATCTGCAGTGAAGCACGGTGTCATTGCGATAGACCTAAGCAGCAACTGGGAGAACCAGCTGTCTGAATCCTGTGTGGATTTGGGGttgaagaaaacaaacaggaaaaacgGCACGCTTAATAG TACTGCTTTGGCTCACCTGTCAGACTCCAAGCTGCCCAAGGATGAGGCTTTAAGGTTGCTACGAGTAGAGATGCAGCGCTGCCTGGGTAGTTTAAAGGGGAAGCGGCAGAAGATCAACCAGCTGCAAGAGGAGCTCCAGCAGTGTCAGCGTCGCGTGAATGAAATGCAGATTGAATTAGATGAAACAAAACTTAACTCTGAG ATGAAAGAAACCAGCCAGAAGAAACATCAAGACATGACTGGAGACTCTCAAAAAGAGTTGATGAGATTACAGGAGGACAAAACACACTTGCAGGAACAAGTGGAG CTGCTAGAAAAGAAGAATCAGGAGCTGAAAGAAAACGAGGAAAAACTGAAGTCTGCCAATTCTGAGTTGTGCACCAAAATGAGGGAGATGATCCAGGAGCTCGACCAAGAAAAGCAAGAAGCTGCTGAGAG ATCTGAACGGATTCATCAGCAGTACAGGAATGATGTGGTTAACAGGGTCAGAACAGAACTCATGCTGGAACACGACGCTCAGGTAGAGCGGCTGAcgacacagcagcagcagcagcttcagcagtTACA aGGTCAGCTCTCTGAAGCTAATGATAAGGTGCTGGCAGTACAAGAATGTTACATATCTGTCTGCAAGGAGAAGGACTTGCTTGAAGAAAGCATCCGCAgcagagagaaggaggagaagtTGATCAGAGAGGAGAGTGGCACAGCTATGCAGAAGCTGAGAAGTGAGCTTGAGGCTCAGCATCAGGCCTCAGTTATGGAGCTCAAAGCTGTCTGGTCCAAAGAGAAAGAGGCTGAGTTCCAGCAACAGCTGACTTCTCATTTAGCATCCGCTGAGGCTGCATGGAAGGAGGAGTTGCAAAAG ATTGAGAAGACCTGGGCCCAGAGGTTGGAGGAGGCTACAAGAGAGGAACATCGAAAGGCTGCTGAGACGAGCTGTCAGACGGATGAGAATGAGGTCAGTCTGACAATTTCTGCTGAGGAGTTGGACTCCAGGCTCAGTGCCCAGAGACAGCAGCTGCAACTGGAATCTGAAAATGTCAGAAGGAAAGCTGTGGAGGAAGCCAGGAAACAAGTCCAGAGAGAGTTGCAGGAGAAACACCTGGACGACATGGCTAAACAA gtTGAAGGGGCAGTAACAAGAGCCTATAATCGCTGGATTGAGGATCTGACTTCACTGCCAGAATATCAAGCTGCTCTACAAACAGAGAAGGAGAAATGGGAACAACTGCAAGAAAAACACACCCAACAGCAG gtATCCCAAGCACTGAAGGAAGCGGAAGAGCAATGGCGCAGGAAGCACAAGAACCAGCAGGAGGAGAACAGCTCTGGGCCACAAAGGATGGAGAAGCTGCAAGAGGAACTGGCAGCCCTCCAGAGCCAGCTGGAGCAAGTGACCAGAGAGCAAGCTGCCTTATTGAAAGCTGAGCTGGCCGGAGCGAGAGCAGCCTGGAACAGAGACAAACAGCAGGAGATCGCCATCATCCAGGCCCGCAGCGAGCAGGTGTATCAAGCCAAGCTGCAAGAGCAGGGCAAAAAGCTGGAGCAGGCTGTACACCAAGCCAAAGAAGATGCTGATCTCCAGAAGAATGAGCTGCTCCTACAGATGGAGGCCAAGCTTCAGCAAACTGTGAGTGCTCGTGAGGAGGAGTGGCGATGCCAGCATGCAGAAAAGGAACTGATGCAAGGAAAGCAGATAAGAGATGAACTACAAGCAGAGCTTCAGACTGCACTGGCAGAGGTCCAGGCACAACTTCTCAGGAATTCCAAAACGGATTATCAGGGTACTGAAGACACTCGCAGGACCAGCGGGGCTTCATCAGAGGCTACAATAACACACATCATCCAAACTTCATGCAGAGACATAGTCAAAAGAGCAGTAACCCAGGCTAAGAAGGAATGGAAAACA ATGAGTGAAGAGAATTTGAGCCGTGCTTTGAAGGAAACGCAGGAACGGCAGGAAAGAGAAATCAAGAAAATGCAAA ctgtcTTATCCCAGCAGAGGGAGCAGTCTCATTGCAAGAGGGAGTGCAGTGAAAGTGTAAGTAAGCTGCAGAAGAAGAATCAGGAGCTCCAGAGACATTTAGAGAAAACCTGTCGGCAACTCCAGCACAGTGTTAGAGAGCACAAAACTGCCATACAGCATCTCAAAG ATGAGCATGAAAGCGTCTTACAGAGGGCAAAGGAGGAACATCTGCAACAGTTAGAGGAAGTGAAGAGAGCAACAGAATCATCagg AAGTTCTGGTCAGCAGCAAAAGCTTCAGCAAGGCCTGGAGGAGATGAAGCAGCAGTACCTGATGACTGTGGAAAAGATCAGAG GAGACATGCTCCGTTACCTCCAGGAAAGTCGAGAGCGTGCAGCCGAGATGATCCGCAGGGAGGTGCAGAGGGAGAGGCAGGACACTGCTAGAAAGATGAGGCGGTATTATCTGACCTGTCTGCAAGAGTTATTGGAAGATGGAGGAAAGACTGCAGG tgctgaaaagaaaataatgaacGCTGCAAGCAAGCTGGCGGCCATGGCCAAAGTGCTTGAGACACCAATCAAAAGTAAATCAGCAAAGAACCAGAGTTTACAGA GTTGTTCAATGGCCGTATCCACCACTGGCTGCCCTCCAGGTAGAAACACAGGTTTCACTAAAAACCTGCCAACCCTCACTGAGCTTCCTGACTTCAGGACAGAGGAGAGATCCCAGAGGGAAAAGACTAGTGCTGATTCAGAACAGAATCCAACCGCAGATGTGAGAACTAAACTTTTGAGCCACCTGGACATTCCTGTATTGAGGAGGGAGGAGACCTCTGTGGATGAAGGGATGAAGCCCCAAAATGTTTATACCACCCAGCCGTCATACAAATCCTCTCATCAGACGGTTTCTTCATCCCACATGGATTTGGTCAATATGTCTGTGAGGTGTAAAAGCAGGGAGATGTACATGCAGGGAGGTGACTCGAGGAAAGCCGAAAACCATCTGGATTCACAGCGTCAGAGAAAACCTGTCCTCATCGAGGAGGCTCCTGTCAGGGATGAGAAACAGAACGACTGGAGCATGACTAGTGGTGACTCCGACACAGACTTCCAAGTACCCAGACTGTCCTACTCAGGGAGGAAAGTGGAACCAGTGAAACCCTTTTCTGTGTCCGCTGGATCAGCCAGCAATATAAGGGAATTTGGCAGTCTCAGCCCTGATGTTTCTGACCTCACTGTTTATAATGAGATTGCTAAGAAGACTCCTGACACAGAGACGTTTGTGCATGCAAAGAGGAGTATGCACAGAGAGCCTACTCCTGGCTCTGAATGTGAGAAGCCGCAGGAAGTCTGGTCAAGGCCTCTGTTTTCTGAGTTGAGGCAGCGCCAACAGGACAGCGGCTTTGACAGTCCCTTCtaccaacaaaaataa